In Tenacibaculum pacificus, a single window of DNA contains:
- the rplJ gene encoding 50S ribosomal protein L10 translates to MTREDKLQVIQDLTARLADTGTIYLADISGLDAVTTSNLRRACFKANVELAVVKNSLLSKAMEASDKDFGDLPDVLKGNTSMMISEVSNAPAKVIKEFRKKSEKPLLKGAFVEESVYVGDDQLDALVNIKSREELIGDIISLLQSPAKNVVSALQSGGNKLSGILKTLSEK, encoded by the coding sequence ATGACAAGAGAAGACAAATTACAAGTAATACAAGATTTAACAGCAAGATTAGCAGATACAGGTACCATCTATTTAGCAGATATTTCTGGTTTAGATGCCGTTACTACTTCAAACTTAAGAAGAGCTTGTTTTAAAGCGAACGTAGAATTAGCTGTTGTTAAAAACTCATTGCTTTCAAAAGCAATGGAAGCTTCTGATAAAGATTTCGGAGATTTACCAGATGTTTTAAAAGGAAATACTTCAATGATGATTTCAGAGGTGTCTAACGCCCCTGCAAAAGTTATTAAAGAGTTCAGAAAAAAATCAGAGAAGCCTTTATTAAAAGGTGCTTTTGTTGAAGAGTCTGTTTATGTTGGAGATGACCAATTAGACGCACTAGTTAACATTAAATCTAGAGAAGAACTTATTGGAGATATTATCTCATTATTACAATCGCCTGCTAAGAATGTTGTTTCAGCATTACAATCAGGAGGTAATAAATTATCTGGTATATTAAAGACATTATCAGAGAAATAA
- a CDS encoding Crp/Fnr family transcriptional regulator, translated as MSKCEQCVIRKLNSLKSLTKDELVRIAGCKTSKIIKKGDVLFEEGEHINGVFCIKDGICKVSKMSDNGRDQIVNLVRKGDLLGERSLINDEASNLKAIAVNDMEICFIPKDEIVRDLETNPKFTMDVLKSMASSLKTADNVIVDMAQKTVKQRLAATLLGLDSKFSKNENGALDILLSREDIANIIGTATESAIRLLSEFKKKKIINLKGKEVFILDKQALSDIATGF; from the coding sequence ATGAGCAAATGTGAACAATGCGTTATCCGTAAACTTAATTCTTTAAAATCACTCACAAAAGATGAATTGGTTCGGATTGCAGGTTGTAAAACATCTAAAATTATAAAAAAAGGAGATGTTTTATTTGAAGAAGGAGAACATATAAATGGCGTTTTTTGTATTAAAGATGGTATTTGTAAAGTCTCAAAAATGAGTGATAACGGACGAGATCAAATTGTAAACCTTGTAAGAAAAGGTGATTTGTTAGGTGAACGTAGTTTAATTAATGATGAAGCCTCAAACTTAAAAGCAATAGCCGTAAATGATATGGAAATTTGTTTTATCCCTAAAGATGAAATTGTTAGAGATTTAGAAACAAATCCAAAATTTACTATGGATGTTCTTAAAAGTATGGCATCGTCACTTAAAACAGCAGATAATGTTATTGTTGATATGGCTCAAAAAACGGTAAAACAACGTTTAGCAGCTACATTGTTGGGGCTTGATAGTAAGTTTTCTAAAAACGAAAATGGGGCTTTAGATATATTATTATCTCGTGAAGATATTGCAAATATTATAGGTACTGCAACAGAATCGGCAATTCGATTGCTTTCTGAATTTAAAAAGAAAAAAATAATAAATTTAAAAGGTAAAGAAGTTTTTATTCTTGATAAGCAAGCTTTAAGCGATATTGCAACAGGATTTTAA
- a CDS encoding DUF3467 domain-containing protein: protein MEENKDPQLNIELDQDIAEGTYSNLAIINHSVSEFIVDFINIMPGVPKAKVKSRIILTPQHAKRLAKALVENVQKFEQANGEIKDYEQVPIPMNFGGTTGEA from the coding sequence ATGGAAGAGAATAAAGATCCACAATTAAATATAGAATTAGATCAAGATATTGCTGAAGGTACTTATAGTAATTTAGCAATTATTAATCATTCTGTATCAGAATTTATAGTTGATTTTATAAACATTATGCCTGGTGTACCAAAGGCTAAAGTGAAATCAAGAATTATTTTAACACCACAACATGCTAAAAGACTAGCAAAGGCTTTAGTTGAAAATGTTCAAAAATTTGAGCAAGCAAATGGTGAAATAAAAGATTATGAGCAAGTGCCAATTCCAATGAATTTTGGAGGAACAACAGGTGAAGCTTAA
- the rplL gene encoding 50S ribosomal protein L7/L12 gives MADLKDFAEQLVNLTVKEVNELADILKDEYGIEPAAAAVAVAGPAAGGDAADEQTEFDVILKAAGGSKLAVVKLVKELTGLGLKEAKAIVDSAPAPVKEGVTKDEAEGLLKSLEEAGAEAEIK, from the coding sequence ATGGCAGATTTAAAAGATTTCGCAGAACAATTAGTTAACTTAACAGTAAAAGAAGTTAATGAATTAGCTGATATTTTAAAAGATGAGTATGGTATTGAGCCAGCAGCAGCAGCAGTAGCAGTAGCAGGTCCAGCAGCAGGAGGAGATGCAGCAGATGAGCAAACTGAATTTGATGTTATCTTAAAAGCAGCAGGTGGTTCTAAATTAGCTGTAGTAAAGTTAGTTAAAGAATTAACTGGATTAGGTTTAAAAGAAGCTAAAGCAATCGTTGATAGCGCACCAGCACCAGTAAAAGAAGGAGTAACTAAAGATGAGGCAGAAGGTCTTTTAAAATCTTTAGAAGAAGCAGGAGCTGAAGCAGAGATTAAGTAA
- the rpoB gene encoding DNA-directed RNA polymerase subunit beta: MATINTTERINFASSQLGTDYPDFLDIQVKSFQDFFQLQTKADERGEEGLYKTFMDNFPITDTRNQFVLEFLDYFVDPPRYSIQECIERGLTHSVPLKARLKLYCTDPEHEDFETIVQDVYLGTIPYMTNSGTFIINGAERVVVSQLHRSPGVFFGQSFHANGTKLYSARVIPFKGSWIEFATDINQVMYAYIDRKKKLPVTTLFRAIGFERDKDILEIFDLAEEIKVSKAGLKKVLGRKLAARVLKTWHEDFVDEDTGEVVSIERNEIIFDRDTIIEKDHIDEIIDAGAKTILLHKVDNDMADYAIIHNTLQKDPTNSEKEAVEHVYRQLRNAEPPDEETARGIIEKLFFSEQRYSLGEVGRFRMNTKLQLNEPIDQKVLTKNDIITIIKYLIELINSKAEVDDIDHLSNRRVRTVGEQLAGQFGVGLARMARTIRERMNVRDNEVFTPIDLINAKTLSSVINSFFGTNQLSQFMDQTNPLAEITHKRRLSALGPGGLSRERAGFEVRDVHYTHYGRLCPIETPEGPNIGLISSLAVFAKVNSLGFIETPYKKVIEGNVDVNQEHIYLSAEEEEGMKFAQSNLEVSAAGDFVGDKLISREGGDFPVVTPTEIDYMDVAPNQIASISASLIPFLEHDDANRALMGSNMMRQAVPLLRPESPIVGTGLERRVAKDSRILINAEGPGVIEYVDANKIRIKYDRSDEERLVSFESDDISYNLIKFRKTNQGTNINLKPIVKVGDRVEEGQVLCEGYATQKGELALGRNMKVAFMPWKGYNFEDAIVISEKVVREDIFTSIHIDEYSLDVRDTKLGAEELTNDIPNVSEEATKDLDENGMIRIGAEVNPGDILIGKITPKGESDPTPEEKLLRAIFGDKAGDVKDASLKASPSLRGVVINKKLFQRAVKDKTKRARDKEAIATLEASYVHRFEDLKDLLIEKLFNLITGKTSQGVFNDLGEEVLPKGKKFTQKMLNSVGDFTHLHGTWTTDKDLNRLVVELVHNYKIKVNDLQGSLRREKFTISVGDELPAGILKLAKIYVAKKRKLKVGDKMAGRHGNKGIVARIVRAEDMPFLADGTPVDIVLNPLGVPSRMNIGQIYETVLGWAGQKLDQKYATPIFDGANIDQINALTDQAGIPRYGHTYLYDGGTGKRFDQPATVGIIYMIKLGHMIEDKMHARSIGPYSLITQQPLGGKAQFGGQRFGEMEVWALEAYGASSILREILTVKSDDVLGRAKTYEAIVKGETMPEPGLPESFNVLMHELKGLGLDVKLEE, translated from the coding sequence TTGGCAACGATAAACACTACTGAAAGAATTAACTTCGCATCATCGCAATTAGGAACCGACTATCCAGATTTTCTTGATATCCAGGTGAAATCTTTCCAAGATTTTTTCCAATTGCAAACTAAAGCTGATGAGCGAGGTGAAGAAGGTTTGTATAAAACCTTCATGGATAACTTTCCGATTACAGACACCCGTAATCAATTTGTATTAGAATTTTTAGACTACTTTGTAGATCCACCAAGATATAGCATCCAAGAATGTATTGAAAGAGGGCTAACACATAGTGTTCCTTTAAAAGCAAGATTAAAGCTTTACTGTACAGATCCTGAACACGAAGATTTTGAAACTATTGTTCAAGATGTGTATTTAGGAACTATTCCTTATATGACAAATTCTGGAACCTTCATTATTAATGGAGCAGAAAGAGTTGTTGTATCTCAATTACACCGTTCACCAGGTGTGTTTTTTGGACAATCTTTCCATGCAAATGGAACTAAGTTGTATTCTGCAAGGGTAATTCCTTTTAAAGGATCTTGGATAGAATTTGCAACAGATATCAATCAAGTAATGTATGCTTATATTGATAGAAAGAAAAAACTACCAGTAACTACGTTATTCAGAGCCATTGGTTTTGAAAGAGATAAAGATATATTAGAAATTTTTGATTTAGCAGAAGAAATTAAAGTTTCTAAAGCTGGATTAAAAAAAGTATTAGGACGTAAATTAGCTGCTAGAGTTTTAAAAACTTGGCATGAAGATTTCGTTGATGAAGATACTGGTGAAGTTGTATCTATTGAACGTAACGAAATTATTTTCGACCGTGATACCATTATAGAAAAAGATCATATTGATGAAATAATCGATGCAGGTGCTAAAACTATCTTATTACATAAGGTAGATAACGACATGGCCGATTATGCCATCATTCACAATACACTGCAGAAAGATCCTACGAATTCTGAAAAAGAAGCAGTAGAACACGTCTACAGACAATTACGTAATGCTGAGCCGCCAGATGAGGAGACAGCAAGAGGGATAATTGAAAAATTATTTTTCTCTGAGCAACGTTATAGTTTAGGTGAAGTTGGGCGTTTTAGAATGAACACCAAGTTACAGTTAAATGAGCCGATTGATCAGAAGGTATTAACTAAGAATGACATTATTACCATTATCAAATACTTAATTGAGTTAATTAACTCAAAAGCAGAAGTAGATGATATTGATCACTTATCTAACCGTCGTGTAAGAACTGTTGGTGAACAATTAGCAGGTCAGTTTGGTGTAGGTTTAGCTCGTATGGCTCGTACTATTCGTGAAAGAATGAATGTACGTGATAACGAGGTATTTACTCCTATTGATTTAATTAATGCAAAGACTTTGTCTTCTGTTATTAATTCGTTTTTTGGAACTAACCAGTTATCTCAATTTATGGATCAAACCAATCCATTAGCTGAGATTACGCACAAACGTCGTTTATCAGCACTAGGACCTGGAGGTTTATCTAGAGAAAGAGCAGGGTTCGAGGTTCGTGATGTTCACTATACACACTACGGACGTTTATGTCCAATTGAAACTCCTGAGGGACCGAATATTGGATTAATTTCATCTTTAGCAGTATTTGCAAAGGTTAACAGTTTAGGTTTTATCGAAACACCTTATAAAAAGGTTATCGAAGGAAACGTAGATGTAAACCAAGAGCATATATATTTAAGTGCTGAAGAAGAAGAAGGAATGAAGTTTGCACAATCTAATTTAGAGGTAAGTGCAGCTGGAGATTTTGTTGGAGATAAATTAATTTCAAGAGAAGGGGGAGATTTCCCTGTGGTAACACCTACTGAAATTGATTATATGGATGTTGCACCTAACCAGATTGCATCTATATCAGCATCATTAATTCCTTTCTTAGAGCATGATGATGCCAATAGAGCCTTAATGGGATCGAACATGATGCGTCAAGCAGTTCCATTATTGCGTCCAGAATCACCGATTGTAGGTACAGGATTAGAGCGTAGAGTTGCAAAAGATTCTCGTATTTTAATCAATGCTGAAGGACCTGGAGTTATTGAGTATGTTGATGCGAATAAAATCAGAATTAAGTATGATAGATCAGACGAAGAGCGTTTAGTAAGCTTTGAATCAGATGATATTTCATATAACTTAATTAAGTTTAGAAAAACAAATCAAGGTACTAACATTAACTTAAAGCCAATTGTAAAAGTTGGAGATAGAGTTGAAGAAGGTCAAGTACTTTGTGAAGGATATGCAACACAAAAAGGAGAATTAGCTTTAGGAAGAAATATGAAAGTAGCCTTTATGCCTTGGAAAGGGTATAACTTTGAGGATGCGATTGTAATTTCAGAAAAAGTTGTTCGTGAAGATATCTTTACTTCTATTCATATTGACGAATATTCATTAGATGTTCGTGATACGAAATTAGGAGCTGAAGAATTAACAAACGATATTCCTAACGTTTCAGAAGAGGCTACTAAAGACTTAGATGAAAACGGAATGATTCGTATTGGAGCAGAGGTGAACCCTGGTGATATCTTAATTGGTAAAATTACACCAAAAGGAGAATCTGATCCAACTCCTGAAGAAAAATTATTACGTGCTATTTTTGGTGATAAAGCAGGTGATGTAAAAGATGCATCATTAAAAGCTTCTCCATCATTAAGAGGTGTGGTAATTAATAAAAAATTATTTCAACGTGCTGTAAAAGATAAAACAAAACGTGCTCGTGATAAAGAAGCTATTGCTACTTTAGAAGCATCTTATGTTCATAGGTTTGAAGATTTAAAAGATTTATTAATTGAAAAATTATTTAATCTTATTACAGGAAAAACTTCTCAAGGAGTATTTAATGATTTAGGAGAGGAAGTATTACCAAAAGGTAAAAAATTCACTCAAAAAATGTTAAATTCTGTAGGTGATTTTACGCACTTACACGGAACTTGGACTACAGACAAAGACTTAAATAGATTAGTTGTTGAATTAGTTCACAATTATAAAATTAAAGTTAACGATTTACAAGGTTCTTTACGTCGTGAGAAATTCACAATTTCTGTAGGAGATGAATTACCAGCAGGAATCTTAAAACTTGCAAAAATTTATGTTGCTAAAAAACGTAAATTAAAAGTAGGAGATAAGATGGCAGGACGTCACGGAAATAAAGGTATTGTTGCTCGTATTGTTAGAGCCGAAGATATGCCTTTCTTAGCAGACGGAACACCAGTAGATATTGTACTTAACCCATTAGGGGTGCCATCTCGTATGAATATTGGTCAGATTTATGAAACTGTTCTTGGATGGGCAGGTCAAAAATTAGATCAAAAGTATGCTACACCAATTTTTGATGGAGCAAACATCGACCAGATAAACGCCTTAACTGATCAAGCAGGAATTCCACGTTACGGACATACATATTTATATGATGGAGGTACTGGTAAACGTTTCGATCAGCCAGCAACGGTAGGTATCATTTATATGATTAAGTTAGGTCACATGATTGAAGATAAAATGCATGCGCGTTCTATTGGACCTTACTCATTAATTACTCAGCAACCACTTGGAGGTAAAGCTCAATTTGGAGGTCAGCGTTTTGGAGAGATGGAAGTTTGGGCACTTGAAGCATATGGTGCATCAAGTATATTAAGAGAAATCTTAACCGTTAAATCTGATGATGTATTAGGTAGAGCCAAAACTTACGAGGCAATCGTAAAAGGTGAAACTATGCCAGAACCAGGTTTACCAGAATCATTTAATGTATTAATGCACGAACTGAAAGGTTTAGGATTAGATGTTAAATTAGAGGAATAA
- a CDS encoding cupin domain-containing protein — protein sequence MKVASFLEDIKFNENKPAVSLLLDTDFSKEIRVVFKKGQTMEDHQAPFAIIVQVIKGAINFGVDNEINQLNAGDIISLKPQVVHNLTALDESIVRLSLSKLDTLKRVENV from the coding sequence ATGAAAGTAGCCTCATTTTTAGAAGATATTAAGTTTAATGAAAACAAACCAGCAGTATCATTATTATTGGATACTGATTTTTCGAAAGAAATACGTGTTGTCTTTAAAAAAGGGCAAACGATGGAGGATCATCAAGCACCTTTTGCAATAATTGTTCAGGTGATAAAAGGAGCTATTAATTTTGGTGTTGATAACGAAATTAATCAATTAAATGCTGGAGATATTATTTCGTTAAAACCTCAGGTCGTTCATAATTTAACCGCTTTAGATGAAAGTATTGTTAGGTTGTCATTATCTAAACTAGATACCTTAAAAAGAGTTGAAAACGTATAG
- the rpoC gene encoding DNA-directed RNA polymerase subunit beta' translates to MARKNEKYTVKKFNKISIGLASPESILEASRGEVLKPETINYRTHKPERDGLFCERIFGPIKDYECACGKYKRIRYKGIICDRCGVEVTEKKVRRDRVGHINLVVPVAHIWYFRSLPNKMGYLLGLPSKKLDMIIYYERYVVIQPGDAKTAEGESLNKMDFLTEEEYLDILDTLPQENMYLDDTDPTKFIAKMGAECLIDLLERIDLDSLSFELRHKANTETSKQRKNEALKRLNVVEAFRDSQKNRENNPEWMIMKAVPVIPPELRPLVPLDGGRFATSDLNDLYRRVIIRNNRLKRLMEIKAPEVILRNEKRMLQESVDSLFDNTRKSSAVKTESNRPLKSLSDSLKGKQGRFRQNLLGKRVDYSARSVIVVGPELKLSECGLPKDMAAELYKPFVIRKLIERGIVKTVKSAKKIIDRKEPVVWDILENVIKGHPVLLNRAPTLHRLGIQSFQPKLIEGKAIRLHPLACSAFNADFDGDQMAVHLPLGPEAILEAQILMLGSHNILNPANGAPVTVPSQDMVLGLYYMTKERKSTPEVIIKGEGLTFYSPEEVIIALNEERVDLNAGIKVRTADVVDGEHVTRIVATTVGRVLFNEKVPKEAGYINEVLTKKSLRGIIGDILKVTNIPAVGNFLDEIKNMGYKYAFEGGLSFSLGDIIIPEEKEGMIAEANKEVDVIVSNYNMGMLTNKERYNQVIDIWGSANNRLTELSMKRLREDQQGFNSVFMMLDSGARGSKEQIRQLTGMRGLMAKPKKSTAGGGEIIENPILSNFKEGLSILEYFISTHGARKGLADTALKTADAGYLTRRLVDVSQDVIVNEVDCGTLRGLDVAPLKKNDEIVESLSDRITGRTSLQDVYALNSDEIIVGAGELITSKLADTIQAAGIDKVEVRSALTCESERGICEKCYGQSLSTGKKVQRGEAVGVIAAQSIGEPGTQLTLRTFHVGGVAGNISEENKLIAKYEGKVKIEDLRTVNGKDKEGNEIEIVISRTAEIKIIDKKTDIVLSTNIIPYGSIIFNKDMKSIKKGDAVCQWDPFNGVIVSEFGGRVKFDNLEQGINYSVEVDEQTGFQEKVMIDSKNKKIIASLIIEDADGNALRSYSLPVGAHLMVSDGDKVQTGHTLVKIPRKSGKAGDITGGLPRVTELFEARNPSNPAVIAQIDGVVSFGKIKRGNREIIIESKTGDITKYLVKLSNQILVQENDFIKAGMPLSDGATTPIDILNIQGPSAVQQYLVNEIQEVYRLQGVKINDKHFEVVVRQMMRKVRIIDSGDTLLLENQLIHKNDFIKDNDAIYGMKVVEDAGDSENLKPGQIVSARQLRDENSILRRADKNLVAAREAQPATAEQILQGITRASLQTKSFISAASFQETTKVLNEAAVNGKIDTLEGLKENVIVGKRIPAGTGMRSYDKQIVGPREEMEKNL, encoded by the coding sequence ATGGCAAGAAAGAACGAAAAATACACTGTTAAAAAGTTTAACAAAATTTCAATTGGTTTAGCATCACCTGAGTCTATTTTAGAGGCGTCAAGAGGTGAGGTTTTAAAGCCAGAAACTATTAATTACCGTACACATAAACCAGAAAGAGATGGTTTATTTTGTGAGCGTATATTTGGTCCTATAAAGGATTATGAGTGTGCGTGTGGTAAATACAAAAGAATCCGTTATAAAGGAATCATTTGTGATCGATGTGGAGTTGAAGTTACTGAGAAAAAAGTACGTAGAGACAGAGTAGGTCACATTAATTTAGTAGTACCAGTAGCACACATTTGGTATTTTAGATCATTGCCTAACAAAATGGGATACCTTTTAGGTTTACCATCTAAAAAGTTAGACATGATTATTTACTACGAGCGTTATGTAGTAATTCAACCAGGTGATGCTAAAACTGCTGAAGGAGAGTCATTGAATAAAATGGACTTCTTAACAGAAGAAGAGTATTTAGATATCTTAGATACACTTCCACAAGAAAACATGTATTTAGATGATACAGATCCTACTAAGTTTATTGCTAAAATGGGAGCTGAATGTTTAATCGATTTATTAGAAAGAATTGATTTAGATTCTTTATCATTTGAATTACGTCATAAAGCAAATACTGAAACTTCTAAGCAACGTAAAAACGAAGCATTAAAGCGTTTAAATGTTGTAGAAGCTTTTAGAGATTCTCAGAAAAATAGAGAAAATAATCCTGAGTGGATGATTATGAAGGCTGTACCAGTTATACCGCCAGAATTACGTCCTTTAGTGCCATTAGATGGTGGTCGTTTTGCTACTTCAGATTTAAATGATTTATATCGTCGTGTAATTATCCGTAATAATCGTTTAAAACGATTAATGGAAATTAAAGCACCTGAGGTTATTTTACGTAATGAAAAACGTATGTTACAAGAATCAGTAGATTCTTTATTTGATAACACACGTAAATCATCAGCAGTAAAAACAGAATCTAACAGACCATTAAAATCTTTATCTGATAGTTTAAAAGGGAAACAAGGTCGTTTCCGTCAAAACTTATTAGGTAAGCGTGTTGATTATTCTGCACGTTCGGTAATTGTTGTTGGACCAGAATTAAAGTTATCAGAATGTGGATTGCCAAAAGATATGGCAGCAGAATTATACAAGCCTTTTGTTATTCGTAAATTAATAGAAAGAGGTATTGTTAAAACTGTAAAATCTGCAAAGAAAATTATAGATAGAAAAGAGCCAGTTGTTTGGGATATCTTAGAAAATGTAATTAAAGGGCATCCAGTTTTATTAAACCGTGCACCTACATTACACCGTTTAGGTATTCAATCTTTTCAACCAAAATTAATTGAAGGAAAAGCGATTCGTTTACATCCATTAGCATGTTCGGCATTTAATGCGGATTTTGATGGAGATCAAATGGCTGTTCACTTACCATTAGGACCTGAAGCTATTTTAGAAGCTCAGATTTTAATGTTAGGTTCTCACAATATTTTAAACCCTGCAAATGGAGCACCAGTAACGGTACCATCTCAGGATATGGTATTGGGTCTGTATTATATGACCAAAGAAAGAAAATCTACACCTGAAGTGATTATTAAAGGTGAAGGATTAACTTTTTATTCTCCAGAAGAGGTAATTATCGCCTTAAATGAAGAGAGAGTAGACTTAAACGCAGGTATAAAAGTTCGTACAGCAGATGTTGTAGATGGTGAGCACGTAACTAGAATTGTAGCAACTACGGTTGGTAGAGTTTTATTTAATGAAAAGGTACCAAAAGAGGCTGGATATATTAATGAGGTTTTAACTAAAAAATCATTAAGAGGTATTATTGGTGATATTTTAAAAGTAACTAATATTCCTGCGGTAGGAAATTTCTTAGATGAAATTAAAAATATGGGATATAAATACGCCTTTGAAGGTGGTTTATCTTTCTCATTAGGAGATATTATTATTCCTGAAGAAAAGGAAGGAATGATTGCTGAAGCTAATAAAGAGGTTGATGTAATTGTATCTAACTATAACATGGGAATGTTAACAAATAAAGAGCGTTATAATCAGGTAATTGATATTTGGGGGTCTGCAAATAACAGATTAACAGAGTTATCTATGAAACGTTTACGTGAAGACCAACAAGGGTTTAACTCGGTATTCATGATGCTTGATTCTGGTGCAAGGGGTTCTAAAGAACAGATTCGTCAGTTAACTGGTATGCGTGGATTAATGGCAAAACCTAAAAAATCGACTGCTGGTGGTGGAGAAATTATTGAGAACCCGATTCTTTCTAACTTTAAGGAAGGATTGTCAATTCTTGAATACTTTATCTCAACTCACGGTGCTCGTAAAGGTTTAGCGGATACGGCATTAAAAACAGCCGATGCAGGTTACTTAACTCGTCGTTTAGTAGATGTATCTCAGGATGTTATTGTAAACGAAGTTGATTGTGGTACTTTAAGAGGGTTAGATGTTGCTCCATTAAAGAAAAATGATGAAATCGTTGAATCTTTAAGTGATAGAATTACGGGTCGTACTTCTTTACAAGATGTATATGCTCTTAACAGTGATGAGATTATTGTTGGTGCAGGAGAATTAATTACTTCAAAATTAGCGGATACAATTCAAGCTGCTGGTATTGATAAAGTAGAAGTTCGTTCAGCATTAACTTGTGAATCTGAAAGAGGTATTTGTGAAAAATGTTACGGACAATCTTTATCAACAGGTAAAAAAGTTCAAAGAGGTGAAGCAGTTGGTGTAATTGCAGCACAATCTATTGGAGAGCCTGGTACACAGTTAACATTACGTACTTTCCACGTTGGAGGGGTAGCAGGAAACATTTCTGAAGAGAATAAGTTAATTGCTAAATACGAAGGTAAAGTTAAAATTGAAGATTTACGTACTGTAAATGGTAAAGATAAAGAAGGAAATGAAATAGAAATAGTTATTTCACGTACTGCCGAAATCAAAATCATTGACAAAAAGACGGATATAGTATTAAGTACTAACATTATTCCTTACGGATCTATTATCTTTAATAAAGATATGAAATCTATCAAAAAAGGAGATGCAGTATGTCAGTGGGATCCATTTAACGGGGTTATCGTATCTGAATTTGGAGGTAGAGTTAAGTTTGACAACTTAGAACAAGGTATTAATTACTCTGTTGAAGTTGATGAGCAAACTGGTTTCCAAGAGAAGGTAATGATTGACTCTAAGAATAAAAAAATCATTGCTTCATTAATTATTGAAGATGCTGATGGTAATGCTTTACGTTCGTATAGTTTACCAGTAGGTGCTCACTTAATGGTTAGTGATGGTGATAAAGTTCAAACAGGTCATACTTTAGTGAAAATTCCACGTAAGTCTGGTAAAGCAGGCGATATTACAGGAGGTTTACCACGTGTAACAGAATTATTTGAAGCACGTAACCCATCGAATCCAGCAGTAATTGCTCAGATTGATGGTGTAGTATCTTTCGGTAAAATTAAGCGAGGTAATCGTGAAATTATTATTGAATCTAAAACTGGTGATATTACTAAATATTTAGTAAAATTATCTAACCAAATTTTAGTTCAAGAGAACGATTTTATTAAAGCAGGTATGCCTTTATCTGATGGAGCAACTACTCCAATAGATATTTTAAATATTCAAGGACCTTCAGCGGTACAACAATATTTAGTAAACGAAATTCAAGAAGTATATCGTTTACAGGGTGTAAAAATTAATGACAAGCATTTCGAAGTTGTAGTACGTCAAATGATGCGTAAAGTTAGAATTATTGATTCAGGAGATACATTACTTCTAGAGAATCAGTTAATTCATAAGAATGACTTTATCAAAGATAACGATGCTATATATGGAATGAAAGTTGTTGAAGATGCAGGAGATTCTGAGAACTTAAAACCAGGACAAATTGTTTCAGCTCGTCAATTAAGAGATGAAAATTCTATTTTACGTAGAGCAGATAAAAATTTAGTAGCCGCTCGTGAAGCACAACCAGCAACAGCTGAACAAATTTTACAAGGTATTACTAGAGCTTCGTTACAAACGAAATCATTTATATCAGCAGCGTCGTTCCAGGAAACTACTAAAGTATTAAATGAAGCCGCAGTAAACGGTAAAATTGATACATTAGAAGGATTAAAAGAAAATGTAATTGTTGGTAAACGTATACCAGCAGGTACAGGAATGAGATCTTACGATAAGCAAATTGTAGGGCCTAGAGAAGAAATGGAGAAAAATTTATAA